The window GCCAATTTTGACCAAAGCAGCTCTGCCGACTCCGATGAGTACGGAAGATGGTGCAAAGCTCTTTCAGCGTTTGAGTAAAATCTCAATAGGCGCTCAAGTGGACGCGCAAGGAAATGTTAGCAAGAAATAAGATGAGGAGCAATTAACATGACAGATGCTGTTCGCAATATTTACTGCGTAGGTCGCAACTACCGGGCACATGCCGCTGAACTGGGGAATGATGTTCCCGATCAACCCATGATTTTTACCAAGCCGACACATGCACTCACCCCTCTAAATGGGGGAGAGTTGACGCTTCCCGGTGATCAAGGTGAGATTCACTATGAAGCCGAGCTTGTCTTACATATCGCTAAGCCTTATACAGAAGGCATCCAAGTGGATGAGATTGTCGACAAGTATGCACTCGGCATTGACTTCACACTTCGGGATGTTCAGAACGTCATTAAGAAGAAAGGTCAGCCATGGCTGCCTGCCAAAGGCTTTCTGAAGTCTGCACCAATCAGTACATTCCGACCATTTCCTGGAGCTTCAAAGCTGACAGAAGCGAACTTCCAGCTTCGTCAGAATGGACAGGTTGTGCAGA is drawn from Paenibacillus sp. V4I7 and contains these coding sequences:
- a CDS encoding fumarylacetoacetate hydrolase family protein produces the protein MTDAVRNIYCVGRNYRAHAAELGNDVPDQPMIFTKPTHALTPLNGGELTLPGDQGEIHYEAELVLHIAKPYTEGIQVDEIVDKYALGIDFTLRDVQNVIKKKGQPWLPAKGFLKSAPISTFRPFPGASKLTEANFQLRQNGQVVQNGNISNMIFDLQTIIDYIAKHYGLGAGDIIYTGTPEGVGPVHQGDRLELIWGEELFGAVTINM